The proteins below are encoded in one region of Juglans microcarpa x Juglans regia isolate MS1-56 chromosome 4D, Jm3101_v1.0, whole genome shotgun sequence:
- the LOC121260990 gene encoding LOW QUALITY PROTEIN: conserved oligomeric Golgi complex subunit 3-like (The sequence of the model RefSeq protein was modified relative to this genomic sequence to represent the inferred CDS: deleted 1 base in 1 codon) has product MASTKLSAPTLPKSGAISKGYNFASTWEQNTPLTDQQQAAILTLSHAVAERPFPPNLALDHVSHPDNALSVSVSVSAKDTPLQDSGPAIQPFLVNTNQFYKWFTGLESSMKSETDEKYQQYVTTLTERIQTCDGLLGQVDDTLALFDELQLQHQAVATKTKTLHDACDRLVMEKQRLIEFAEALRSKLKYFDELENISSNFYSPNMNVGNENFVPLLKQLDECISYVENNPEYLESSVYLLKFRQLQSRALGMIRSHVLSVLKSASSQVQAAIRSSGSGKTAVSEGVEASVIYVRFKAAASELKPVLEGIESRSSRKEYVQLLAECHRLYCEQRLSLVRGIVHQRISEFAKKESLPSLTRSGCAYLMQVCQLEHQLFDHFFPSSSEDASSLAPLIDPLSTYLYDTLRPKLIHETNINFLCELVDILKAEVLGEQLNRRSEPLAGLRPTLQRILADVHERLTFRARTHIRDEIANYLPSDEDLDYPVKLEQSVENESEATVAEENPDVFKTWYPPLEKTLSLLSKLYRRLEPGVFTGLAQEAVEVCSISIQKASKLIVKRSSLMDGQLFLIKHLLILREQIAPFDIEFSVTHKELDFSHLLEHLRRILRGQASLFDWSRSTSLARTLSPRVLESQVDAKKDLEKSLKVTCEEFIMSVTKLVVDPMLSFVTKVTAVKFALSSGNQNQKLESVMAKPLKDQAFATPDKVAELIQKVSAAIQQELPTVMAKMKLYLQNTSTRTILFKPIKTNIVEAHVQVQSMLKAEYSTEEIESVINMVSIQDLQTQLDNLL; this is encoded by the exons ATGGCAAGCACGAAACTAAGCGCTCCTACCCTTCCGAAATCGGGAGCAATTTCTAAAGGCTACAACTTCGCCTCAACTTGGGAACAG AATACTCCCCTAACGGATCAGCAACAAGCAGCAATTCTAACGCTGTCTCATGCGGTTGCGGAACGACCCTTTCCGCCCAATCTTGCACTAGACCATGTCTCCCACCCGGACAACGCCTTGTCCGTTTCCGTTTCCGTTTCCGCTAAGGACACCCCTCTCCAAGATTCTGGCCCTGCTATCCAACCTTTCTTGGTCAATACAAACCAG TTTTACAAATGGTTTACTGGTCTTGAGTCGTCTATGAAGTCAGAG ACAGATGAGAAATATCAACAATATGTAACCACTTTAACAGAGCGCATACAGACATGTGATGGTTTACTTGGCCAG GTGGATGACACCCTGGCTTTATTTGATGAACTACAGCTGCAGCATCAAGCAGTAGCTACAAAGACTAAAACTCTTCATGATGCATGTGACCGGCTG GTTATGGAGAAGCAAAGACTGATTGAGTTTGCAGAAGCACTTCGTAGTAAACTCAAGTACTTTGATGAATTGGAGAAT atttcttcaaatttttattcCCCAAATATGAACGTTGGAAATGAAAACTTTGTCCCTCTGCTGAAGCAGCTTGATGAGTGCATTTC GTATGTTGAAAACAATCCAGAGTATTTAGAATCCAGTGTTTACTTGCTCAAGTTTCGACAACTTCAG TCTCGAGCTCTGGGCATGATCCGTTCTCATGTACTTTCTGTTCTCAAAAGTGCTTCTTCTCAG GTCCAGGCAGCAATCCGATCTAGTGGCAGCGGAAAAACAGCTGTCTCTGAAGGTGTAGAGGCGTCTGTTATATATGTTCGTTTCAAAGCAGCAGCAAGTGAG CTTAAGCCAGTGCTGGAGGGAATTGAAAGCAGATCATCAAGGAAAGAATATGTTCAACTTCTTGCAGAATGCCACAGATTATATTGTGAACAGCGGCTTTCCTTG GTAAGAGGCATAGTGCATCAACGGATATCTGAATTTGCAAAGAAAGAGTCCTTGCCATCATTAACTAGATCTGGATGTGCATATCTAATGCAG GTCTGTCAGCTTGAACATCAGCTCTTTGATCAT TTTTTCCCATCTTCTTCTGAGGACGCTTCAAGTCTGGCTCCCTTAATAGATCCCCT CTCTACATATTTATATGACACACTCCGCCCAAAACTTATTCATGAAACAAATATCAATTTTCTGTGTGAACTTGTTGATATCCTCAAAGCTGAAGTCTTGGGAGAACAGCTAAATAGGCGGAGTGAACCGTTAGCTGGGCTACGCCCAACATTACAAAGAATTTTAGCAGATGTTCATGAGAGGTTGACTTTTCGTGCTCGAACACATATTCGTGATGAG ATAGCAAACTATTTGCCTTCTGATGAAGACTTGGATTACCCTGTGAAGCTGGAACAATCTGTTGAGAATGAATCAGAAGCTACTGTT GCCGAGGAAAATCCAGATGTATTTAAAACTTGGTATCCACCACTTGAGAAAACTCTATCATTGCTTTCAAAGTTATATCGCCGCTTAGAGCCAGGAGTTTTCACAGGTCTAGCACAg GAAGCTGTAGAAGTTTGCTCCATATCAATCCAA AAAGCAAGCAAACTCATTGTAAAGAGGTCATCATTGATGGATGGGCAGCTCTTCCTCATAAAACATCTTCTTATTTTAAGGGAGCAG ATTGCACCCTTCGATATCGAATTTTCAGTTACACACAAGGAACTGGATTTCTCCCATTTGCTG GAACATTTAAGACGTATTCTTAGAGGTCAAGCTTCACTATTTGACTGGTCAAGATCAACTTCTTTGGCAAGGACCTTGTCTCCCAGAGTTTTGGAAAGTCAAGTAGATGCAAAGAAG GATCTTGAAAAAAGCCTAAAAGTCACTTGTGAGGAGTTCATTATGTCAGTCACTAAGCTAGTTGTGGATCCTATGCTTTCATTTGTTACCAAG gtGACAGCTGTGAAATTTGCCCTATCCTCCGGCaatcaaaatcaaaagcttGAGTCAGTTATGGCCAAACCACTTAAGGATCAAGCTTTTGCTACTCCAGATAAGGTGGCTGAACTTATTCAGAAG GTAAGTGCTGCTATTCAGCAAGAGTTGCCAACAGTGATGGCAAAGATGAAGCTATATCTGCAGAACACATCAACACGGACAATACTTTTCAAACCAATAAA AACAAACATTGTGGAAGCCCACGTACAAGTACAGTCCATGCTAAAAGCAGAATATTCCACTGAAGAGATAGAAAGCGTCATCAATATGGTGTCGATACAGGATCTGCAAACACAACTTGATAATCTCTTATAA